A genome region from Anaerolineae bacterium includes the following:
- a CDS encoding sugar phosphate isomerase/epimerase, which yields MKIAAFPKCYLDEIAHHRTMTVFEWIEMARQLDADGLEMYEGFLLSLDDAYLNRVGEAIRQAGFAMPMMCCSPDFTNPNPGARKQALAREAEMIRVTRHLGGPHSFCRVLTGQRYPEVSRAQGIAWVAEAIEQLLPVAREYEVVLALENHYKDGHWKYPEFAQKQDVFLDVLTAIPEREYFGVQYDPSNAIVAGDDPIELLRVVAERVVTMHASDRYLAEGTTLEELRQSDGTLGYSPNLRHGVVGKGLNDYEAIFGILAETGYEGWVSIEDGMNGMAEMQASIEFLQQMRDKYFPTSRRIR from the coding sequence ATGAAAATTGCTGCATTTCCTAAATGCTATCTGGATGAAATTGCTCATCACCGCACAATGACCGTGTTTGAATGGATTGAAATGGCCCGGCAGTTGGATGCCGACGGGCTGGAAATGTACGAAGGATTTTTACTCAGCCTGGATGACGCTTACCTTAACCGGGTAGGGGAAGCTATCCGGCAGGCCGGCTTTGCCATGCCGATGATGTGCTGCTCCCCGGATTTCACCAATCCAAATCCTGGTGCCCGAAAACAGGCTTTGGCGCGAGAAGCCGAAATGATTCGGGTAACCCGACACTTGGGTGGCCCACATTCCTTCTGCCGGGTATTGACCGGCCAACGTTATCCGGAAGTCAGCCGGGCACAGGGTATAGCCTGGGTGGCCGAAGCAATTGAACAACTTCTCCCGGTGGCACGGGAATACGAGGTAGTGTTGGCTTTGGAGAACCATTACAAGGACGGTCATTGGAAATATCCTGAATTTGCTCAAAAACAGGATGTTTTTCTTGACGTATTGACGGCTATCCCAGAGCGGGAATATTTTGGAGTGCAGTACGACCCGTCGAATGCGATTGTGGCCGGTGATGACCCCATCGAATTATTGCGGGTAGTGGCGGAGCGGGTGGTGACAATGCACGCCAGCGACCGCTATCTGGCAGAAGGAACAACTTTAGAAGAGTTGCGCCAGAGTGATGGCACGCTTGGCTATTCACCCAATCTCCGGCACGGAGTTGTAGGAAAAGGCTTAAATGATTACGAGGCGATCTTTGGTATTCTGGCCGAAACAGGCTATGAAGGTTGGGTCAGCATTGAAGATGGCATGAACGGCATGGCCGAAATGCAGGCATCAATTGAGTTCCTTCAGCAAATGCGGGACAAATATTTTCCAACATCGAGGCGGATAAGATGA
- a CDS encoding zinc-binding dehydrogenase, translating to MKALVKFGRQDGDIEIRDIPKPVMGPGQVMIEVKAVGVCGSDIHLWHENQSWKIKLPLVMGHEFSGVVGEVGEQVNGFKVGDRVVCETAASVCGQCVYCVTGNYNQCPHRQGYGALVDGAFTEYVAARPQILHHIPDNVSFEEAALTEPICVAYNALVEKSTVKPGDLVVIQGPGPIGIMALLMARLSGSGTIIMLGTTADAPRLAVAKEVGAHYALNVQKENPLALIRSLGDGFGADVVVDCTGVSRALQQSLELVRPNGRIIKIGWGPEPLDFSLDPLVGKGVTLQGSFSHTYTHWERVLTLLSAGHINLGPIIGGVYPLQQWQEAFTKMEKGENVKSVLVVEPPPRKAQKPRPYG from the coding sequence ATGAAAGCATTAGTTAAGTTTGGTCGTCAGGATGGCGACATCGAGATTCGAGATATTCCAAAACCGGTCATGGGACCTGGTCAAGTCATGATTGAGGTGAAAGCAGTCGGCGTTTGCGGCAGCGATATTCACCTTTGGCACGAAAACCAAAGTTGGAAAATTAAGCTACCGCTGGTGATGGGCCATGAATTTAGTGGCGTAGTTGGCGAGGTAGGGGAACAAGTTAATGGTTTTAAGGTCGGTGATCGAGTGGTTTGTGAAACAGCGGCTTCGGTTTGTGGCCAATGTGTCTATTGTGTAACCGGGAATTATAATCAGTGTCCCCATCGCCAAGGATACGGCGCTTTGGTTGATGGCGCGTTCACCGAATATGTGGCAGCGCGACCTCAGATATTGCATCACATTCCTGATAATGTCTCTTTTGAAGAAGCGGCTTTGACCGAACCAATCTGCGTGGCCTACAATGCCCTGGTAGAAAAATCAACGGTCAAGCCGGGTGATTTGGTGGTCATCCAGGGGCCTGGCCCGATTGGCATTATGGCATTGCTGATGGCTCGGTTGAGTGGATCTGGCACAATAATTATGCTGGGCACAACCGCCGATGCGCCGCGATTGGCCGTGGCTAAAGAGGTAGGCGCTCATTATGCCTTGAATGTGCAGAAGGAAAATCCTCTGGCCCTAATTCGTTCATTGGGCGATGGCTTTGGCGCAGATGTTGTTGTTGATTGCACAGGCGTCAGCCGGGCGCTACAACAATCCCTGGAGTTGGTTCGTCCTAATGGTCGTATCATCAAGATTGGTTGGGGGCCTGAACCTCTGGATTTTAGTCTGGACCCTCTGGTAGGCAAAGGCGTTACTCTGCAAGGATCATTTAGCCACACTTACACTCATTGGGAACGGGTCTTAACTTTGCTGTCAGCGGGCCACATTAATCTCGGGCCTATCATTGGTGGCGTTTATCCTTTACAACAATGGCAAGAAGCCTTTACCAAAATGGAGAAAGGAGAGAACGTCAAATCGGTGCTGGTGGTGGAACCTCCACCCCGTAAGGCGCAAAAACCTCGTCCATATGGATAG